GGCTTTAGCATCTTGGCATGGCCACCCCGCCGCCACACCTTTAGATCCGTGCCGCAGGTCGTTGCCGCCGTCACCCGCAGCAGCACCTCTCCCGGCCCCGGCACAGGTGGCGCTTGCTGCTCCAAACGCAGGTCTTCCTGACCATAGAGGACGGCTGCCAGCATTTTCTTTATCCCTCACCCGCTCGTTGCAGCGCTGCCCAGCGAGACTGGATCTCAGTAATCGAAAAAATCGCCTGAAAGCCCAGCCCTTCTTGGTAATACAAGTCTGCTGCGCCTTGATGGCGATCGACCAAGGAAATAATATGGTTCACCGCATACCCGGCATCGCGCAGACGATCGACCGCTTTGAGCGCCGATTGTCCTGTGGTCACCACGTCTTCTAGCACCACCACCGGGCTACCCGACGGCAAAACCGGCCCTTCAATATAAGCCTGGGTGCCGTGGCCCTTCGCCTCTTTACGGACGATCAGCGCGGCGAGCGATCGCCCCTCATAGGTCCCCACCACGCTCGTCGCCGTTACCAGCGGATCGGCCCCCAGCGTCAGCCCCGCCACCGCCACTGCCTCCGCCGGAACCTGGGCCAGCAGCAGCCGTCCACAGGCCAGCCCACCCCACGGATGCAGCGTCACCAGCTTGCCATTGATGTAGTAGCGGCTCGTCTGCCCAGAAGACAAGGTAAACTCGCCTTCCTTATACGCCGCCTCGCAAAATAAATCCAGCACCGACTGGCGCAGCGTAGGCAGGTCGCAGGTGGCCACAGCAACGGGAGAGTGTGGACTAGAACTTTGGAGGGTCATGTTGTAGGTTAGGATGATCTTGAAAACCCAGAAAATCCAGGGTGCAGGGGTCGAACCTGCCTGAGGCGAATTATGAGTTCGCTGCCTAATCCGCTCGGCCAACCCTGGTTAGGAAAATCGCCCACACGAGGCACCATGCCTTTGCTAGTCCATTGTAATGTCGGAGTGGGGGATTTCAAGTCTGGACACACTTGAATTTTCCAGTGCCGATTTTCCAGGCTGTTGATATTCTTATATTCTGAAAGCCTGCATTCTGAAAGCCTGCATTTTTGGAAGCGCCTGCTTCTTATAAAATCTCCTCTCAAGCTTGCATCTCAAGCTCGTATCTCAAAGCCAGTTAACCCCACTTGCCTCGCATCGCGCCAGTTCCGCAATTCCTTAAAGCCTCTACTACAGAATTAAAAGCCTCTATGAAACTTAATTCTACCGTCGCACTCACGTTAATCTTGCTGACGCTCATGGCCGCAGCGGGGGTGGCAAGCGGCATTTGGGGCTATGCGCTGGGGCGTGAGGCACTGCGCGGCGTGACCCAGCCCGACGTGCGGCCGACCTCGCTGGGCAGCGAAGCCGCCGGAGAACAGGGCAGCCGCGACGAGATCATCATCATTCCCGAATCTAAAATCATCGAGGATGTAAAAAATCGAATCAACAACAGTCAGCCTGCTCGCTCCAGCACAGAAGGACTGGGACGAGTCAGCGACGCTGGAGCCAAGGAGGACGCTATCAACCCTGTCAATCGAGCCAGGTGGTGGCTTGGATGAGTCTTTGGTCTTGTCCCTGTTTTCCTGATAGTCGCGGATGATTCCCCTTGCTGCTTCGGTTGTTGCGCTCAGCGCTGCCCAGCCCCTCACGGCCTCTGGCGTGATGTTAAGACTTCTGGCAGTTCTGTCGCTGATTGCCATCAATGCGTTTTTTGTAGCCGCAGAATTTTCCATTGTGTCCGTGCGACAGTCACGCATCAGCCAGTTGGTGATGGCAGGTGACGTGCAGGCCAGAACTGTGCAGGATTTGCAGCGCAGTCTGGAAAAGCTGTTGTCTACTGCCCAGTTGGGCATTACCTTATCCAGTTTGGCGCTGGGCTGGATTGGCGAAAAAACGGTAGCCGTGCTGCTGCAAATCGGACTCAGCCGCTTGCCGCTGGGCGCGACGGGGCAACTGGCGATTTCTCACTCCGTGGGGGTTCTGGCCGCCTTTTTGCTGATTGCCTATCTGCAAATTGTGCTGGGAGAACTCTGCCCCAAGGCGCTGGCGCTGCTTTATCCAGAGCAACTGGCGCGGTTTTTGGGGCCGCCTAGTCTGGCGATCGCCCGCTTTTTTAACCCCTTTATCTGGGTGCTGAACCAGTCTACCCACTGGCTGCTACGGCTGATTGGCATCCGCGATAGCAACCAGGGCTGGTATAACCGCGTCACGCCAGAAGAATTGCAGCTTATCATCCAAACCTCCAGCGAAACCAGCGGACTGGAAGAAGAGGAGCGGGAGCTACTCAGCAACGCGCTGGAGTTTGCCGAAGTGTCTGTGCAGGCGGTCATGGTGCCCCGCATCAGCATCACGGCCCTGCCCCAGGATGCCACCTTTCAAGACCTGCTGGATGCCGTTGCGGAAACGGGCCACTCTCGCTATCCCGTGATTGGCGACTCGCTGGATGACATCCTGGGCATCATCTATTTCAAGGAACTGGCGGCTCCGCTGGTGCAGGGACAAATCACGCTAGAAAGCCCCATTACGCCGTGGGTGCGCCCGGCCCAGTTTGTGCCCGAAAACCTGGAACTCAGTGAGCTATTGCAACTGATGCAGCGATCGCGCCAGGCCCTGGTCATGGTCGTCGATGAGTTTGGCGGCACGGCTGGACTGGTGACGCTGAAGGATCTGGCCTCCGAGATTATCGGCTATCCCGATGAGCCGGACACCCCCGAAGAGGAGCCGATGATCCAGCAGTTGGATGAGCGGACGACGCTGGTGCAGGCGCAGATGACCTTGGAAGAAGTGAATGAGGCGCTCGACCTCGACCTGCCGATTCTAGACGACTACCAAACGCTGGGCGGCTTTTTGATTCACCAATTGCAAAAAATCCCCGTGCAGGGCGACAGCCTCCGCTACGGCGATTTGCACCTGACGGTGACCTCGGCGGCCGGCCCCCGACTGCACCAGATTCGCATCGAGCGAGCGCCCGTCCCAGACTCAGCCTCTTCTGCCACAACCTCAGCCGATACCAATGCACCATCCATAACCCCCAACCCCTAACTTGCTACACTAGCCGTCATACGGACTTGACGCACACATATGAGTGAAGCGGGTGTTCCTCAAGCATTTACGCTGCATGGGCTGACCGAGGACGAGGCGATCGCCCGACGCGCAGCAGGACAAGGCAATAACGTCACCCTCCAATCCACCCGCTCCTACGGGCAGATCCTTCGCGAAAATCTGTTTACGTTTATCAATAGTGTTTTCTTTTTGCTCAGCCTGGTGATGTTTTTGCTGCGGCGGCCGGGCGATGGATTTTTGGTAGTGGTCGTCATCTTTGGTGGCGTGTTGATTAACATCTACCAGGAAATTTGGGCAAAACGAAAGCTGGATCAAATCGCCCTCCTCAGCCGACCCAAGGCGACCGTCATCCGCGCCGGACAGGAGCGCGAAATTGACCCCAGTGAAATTGTGCTGGGGGACGTGCTGTTGTTGCGGCCGGGCGACCAGGTGGTGGTGGATGGGGCGATCTTGGGCGACGGCCATGCCGAGCTAGACGAATCGCTGCTGACGGGCGAATCGGAACTTGTGCCCAAAACGGCGGGCGAACGGGTTTATTCTGGCAGCTTCTGCGTCAGCGGGACGGCCTGCTACGAGGCGCAGAAAGTCGGCAAGGACACCTTTGCCTATCAGCTCATGGCGGGGGCGCGGGCGTTTCGCAACATCCTGACACCGCTCCAGCGTGAAATTAACGTCGTGATTCGCGTCTTTGTGCTGATCGCCTGCTTTTTGTGGATTTTGATCAGCATTAGCTTTCTCAGCCAGTCCTATTCCCTCAACGACGTGGCGCAGCGGGCGGCGGTGGTGGCAGGGCTAGTCCCCGCAGGGCTGCTGCTGGCGATTACGCTGGCCTATGGGCTGGGAGCAGTGCGGATGCTGGGGCAGCAGGTGTTGATTCAGCAGGCAAATGCGGTGGAGTCGCTGAGCCATGTGGAGGTGCTGTGTTTGGACAAAACTGGGACGCTGACGACGAATCACCTGACGCTGGAAGCGGTGTATCCTATTGGCATTCCAGAAGAGGAGCTGCGATCGCACTTGGGCGACTTTGCCGCCAGCCTCAGCACCACCAACCGCACCAGCGAGGCGATCGCCGCTGTCTGTCCCGGTTCCGTGCGATCGCCCATTGCCGAAGTGCCCTTTTCCTCCGCACGAAAATGGAGTGCGATCGCCTTTGACAGCGGCCCGCGCCCCGGAACCTACGTGCTGGGTGCGCCCGAAATCCTCCTGAAAGCCGCGCCCCTGCCCGCCAACTGGGTCAGCCGGATGCAGCGGATGACAGGAGAAGGACTGCGGGTGGTGCTGCTGGCCTGGAGCGCCGACTGGGCAGCGCTCAAGGAAACGGTTGCGATGCCCCAGATGCCGCCCGATCTCGCGCCGCTGGGGCTGCTCTGCTTTAGCGACCAGTTGCGGCCAGAGGCCTACGAAACGCTCCAGGGCTTCCGGCAAGCGGGGATCGACGTGAAAATTATCTCTGGCGACAACCCCCAGACCGTCGCGGCCTTGGCCAAGCAAGCAGGACTGAGCGACCAAATTTCGCTCATTTCTGGCACAGAATTGGCTGACCTCGATGCTGCCCAGTTTGCCCAGGCCGCGCAGGCGCACACCATTTTCGGCCGCATCACGCCCGACCAAAAAGCTGACCTGGTGCGGGCGCTGCGAAAATCGGGGCGCTATGTTGCCATGATTGGCGACGGGGTGAACGACGTGCTGGCGCTGAAGCAGGCCCACTTGGCGATCGCCATGGAAAGCGGCAGCAAAGCCACACGCGGGGTCGCCGACATCGTGCTGCTGCGAGACTCTTTTGCCGCACTGCCCCATGCGTTTCTGGAGGGACAGCGGATTCGCAGCGGCATCCAGGACGTAATGAAGCTATTCCTGGTGCGCGTGTTTTGCGTTACGCTGCTGATCTTTGCCACGGCCATCGTCACCGACAGCTTCCCCCTCGAAAACAAGCAAAGCGCAGTGGTGACGCTGATCGGCGTGGGGCTGCCGACGATCTTTATCCCCGTCTGGGCGAAGCCTGCGCCCACGCCACGCGGCGGATTGGTGCGCTCGATGCTGCATTTTGTTGTGCCTGCCACCCTCAGCCTGACGCTGGTGTCGCTGCTGGTGTACCTGTTTTTCTTGGTCAGCGCCGTGCTGGATTTGCCCCCGTTTCAGGAACTCCGCCAGGTTGATTATTCCCTGCCCCGCAGTGCCTTGGTGACGATTTTAGTGCTGGGGCAGCTATGCCTGCTGCCGTTTCTCAAACCCCCAACCCGCGCCTGGGCCGGCGGCGAACCCTACAGTGGTGACTGGCGCTATACCCTGATGGCGATCGCCCTGCTAGGGATTTACCTGCTGATCGTCGCCCTGCCGCCGCTGCGAGAATTCTTTGAACTGTCGCCGCTGAGCATTCCCGGCTATCTCTACATCGGGCTAGTGGCGGTGGAATGGTGCCTGCTGCTGCGCTTTATTTGGCGATCGCGCTTTTTCGATCGATTTCTGGGCGTTGATCTGAGCGATCGCCCCAGTTGATACACTAAGACGGCATATCCTTCATCCGAATATGCATTCACAGGCATATTTACATACTTAAAGATGCTCGTTTGAAAATCTCAGGAGACCCCATGACCCGCGCCATTATGGAAACCGAGAAGGGCACGATTACCCTGGAACTGTTTGACCAGGACGCGCCCAACACCGTGAAAAACTTTGTGGATTTGTCTAACAAAGGCTTTTATGACGGGCTGAACTTTCACCGCGTCATTCCCGACTTTGTGATTCAGGGCGGCTGCCCCAACGGCGACGGCCGCGGCGGCCCCGGCTACACCATCAAGTGCGAAACCGCAGGCAACCCCCACAAGCACCAGGCCGGCTCCCTGTCGATGGCCCACGCTGGAAAAGACACAGGCGGCAGCCAGTTCTTTATCTGCCATTCGCCCCAGCCCCACTTGGACGGCAAGCATACGGTGTTTGGCAAGACGGAAGATATGGACGTAGTGAACGCAATTCGCCCCGGTGACAAGATTTTGTCGGTCAAGATCGAGCCGTAGTCTTAGCCTAAGCTAACCCTCAGCCTCATTGACCCCTTGCCCGGTGCGCGAGGAATTTTACCAAAAACAAACGGATGCCCAAGGACTCTTCTCCTGGCATCCGTTTTTTGTGTAATGAACCATAGGAAAATAAGCAGAGAAGCGATATAAGCAGACTTTCTTCGATGCATTAAGTGATCCATATCGAAGAAAATCTATCCAGTTTCGATTTGCTTTAGGTTTTAAGCTAATCTAGAAAACATCTGATATAGATTTTTTTCAATATCTATCTAGGTCGTCATAGACTTAGGTCTTCGCGCTCAGGCTTCCAACCGCGCCCCTCTTTGCTCTGAATTTGCTCTGATACTGATGTCCTGTCCTGCATCACAGGGCCAATTTGGAGCATGTCAAGAGGGCTGAAGCTTTGGGCTACTTAGTTTTCAGACCTGATCCCTCACCCAACTCCCCGGAATATGGCTGAACTCCTTATTCAAAGTGCGTGGCTCATTCCCTGCTACCCGCTGATGGGCATGGTACTGTCCATGCTCTGGTTCCCCTCGGTGACTCGCCTGACGGGGCCGCGTCCAGCAGGATATGTGAACCTGATCATGACGGCGATCGCCTTTCTGCACGCGCTGCTGATTTTCCCGGCCGTCTGGCAACAGCCCGCCGTCACGTTTCGCCTGCACTGGCTGACGGTCGCAGGGCTGGATTTAACCCTGCCTCTGGAAGTGTCCGCCCTGACCATCGGCGCAATCTTGCTCATCACTGGCATCAACTTCCTGTCCCAACTCTACGCCGTTGGCTACCTGGAAATGGACTGGGGCTGGGCGCGGTTCTTTGCGCTGCTGGCGCTATTTGAAGGCGGCATGTGCGGGCTGGCGCTATGCGACTCGCTGTTTTTCGCCTACATGATTCTGGAAATCCTGACGCTGGGAACCTACCTGCTGATTGGCTTCTGGTTTAACCAATCGCTGGTGGTGACGGGGGCACGGGATGCCTTTTTGACCAAGCGGGTTGGCGACCTGTTCTTGCTAATGGGCGTGCTGGCGATTTATCCGCTGGCAGGCACTTGGGACTTTGATGGACTGGCAGCCTGGGCCCAGACATCTGAGGTGAATCCGAAGCTGATGACGCTGGTCGGGCTGGCGCTGGTGGCGGGGCCGATGGGCAAGTGCGCCCAGTTTCCTCTGCATCTGTGGCTGGACGAGGCGATGGAAGGACCCTTTCCCAGCACCATTCTGCGAAACTCGGTCGTTGTAGCGACGGGGGCCTGGGTGCTGATCAAGCTGCAACCCGTGCTGGCGCTGTCGCCCACTGTCACTACTGCTGTTATTGCTATTGGAGCCGTCACAGCGCTGGGCGCATCCCTCATTTCCATTGCCCAGATCGATATCAAGCGATCGCTCTCCTATCTGGCTAGCGCCTACATGGGCATTGTGTTTATGGCGGTGGGTGCAGGTCAAACGCAGGCGGCGCTGCTGCTGCTGCTGACCTATGCGATCGCCGTTTCGGCCATGATTATGAGCTGTGGCTCCATCGTGCTGAACAGCATCACCCAGGACTTGACGCAGCTTGGCGGGCTATGGAGCCGTCGCCCGGTGTCGGGACTGTCCTATGCGATTGGGGCACTGGGTCTTGTAGCAGTTCCCCCCTTGGGTGGTTTTTGGGCGCTGCTGAAACTGGTAGACGGGCTGCGCGAAGACTCTCCTACCGTGGCAATCATTCTGCTGGTGGTGAATGATCTGGTGGCCTTCAGCGTGGTGCGGGTGTTTTGCCTGATTTTTGGCAACCAGGCAAAGCAGATGGCCCAGCGATCGCCCGAAAATCTCTGGCCCGTGACCCTGCCGATGGTTGTGGTGGCGGCCCTCACGCTGCACCTGCCGCTGGTGCTACAAAGCCTGAACCTCTTGCCAAATTGGGCGCAGCTAGATAAAACCGCTGCCCTGCTGCTGACCTGGTCGAGTTTGGCTGGCATGGCGATCGCCGCTGTGGTCTACCTGGGCCCCGTCGAAAAGCCCGTGCGCCTGCCCTGGAAGCCGCTGCAAGACCTACTCGCCTACGACTTCTATACCCCCAAGATCTACCGCTCTAGCGTTGTGGGCAGTGTGGATATCGTGTCGCGGCTGGTGGACTGGGGCGATCGGTACATTGTCGATGGACTGGTGAATCTG
The Thermoleptolyngbya sichuanensis A183 DNA segment above includes these coding regions:
- the pyrE gene encoding orotate phosphoribosyltransferase is translated as MTLQSSSPHSPVAVATCDLPTLRQSVLDLFCEAAYKEGEFTLSSGQTSRYYINGKLVTLHPWGGLACGRLLLAQVPAEAVAVAGLTLGADPLVTATSVVGTYEGRSLAALIVRKEAKGHGTQAYIEGPVLPSGSPVVVLEDVVTTGQSALKAVDRLRDAGYAVNHIISLVDRHQGAADLYYQEGLGFQAIFSITEIQSRWAALQRAGEG
- a CDS encoding NAD(P)H-quinone oxidoreductase subunit F; the encoded protein is MAELLIQSAWLIPCYPLMGMVLSMLWFPSVTRLTGPRPAGYVNLIMTAIAFLHALLIFPAVWQQPAVTFRLHWLTVAGLDLTLPLEVSALTIGAILLITGINFLSQLYAVGYLEMDWGWARFFALLALFEGGMCGLALCDSLFFAYMILEILTLGTYLLIGFWFNQSLVVTGARDAFLTKRVGDLFLLMGVLAIYPLAGTWDFDGLAAWAQTSEVNPKLMTLVGLALVAGPMGKCAQFPLHLWLDEAMEGPFPSTILRNSVVVATGAWVLIKLQPVLALSPTVTTAVIAIGAVTALGASLISIAQIDIKRSLSYLASAYMGIVFMAVGAGQTQAALLLLLTYAIAVSAMIMSCGSIVLNSITQDLTQLGGLWSRRPVSGLSYAIGALGLVAVPPLGGFWALLKLVDGLREDSPTVAIILLVVNDLVAFSVVRVFCLIFGNQAKQMAQRSPENLWPVTLPMVVVAALTLHLPLVLQSLNLLPNWAQLDKTAALLLTWSSLAGMAIAAVVYLGPVEKPVRLPWKPLQDLLAYDFYTPKIYRSSVVGSVDIVSRLVDWGDRYIVDGLVNLVGIASIFGGETLKYGNTGKTQFYALTIAVGLTVLIVLSAWSILSNLKLVVFG
- a CDS encoding HAD-IC family P-type ATPase; the encoded protein is MSEAGVPQAFTLHGLTEDEAIARRAAGQGNNVTLQSTRSYGQILRENLFTFINSVFFLLSLVMFLLRRPGDGFLVVVVIFGGVLINIYQEIWAKRKLDQIALLSRPKATVIRAGQEREIDPSEIVLGDVLLLRPGDQVVVDGAILGDGHAELDESLLTGESELVPKTAGERVYSGSFCVSGTACYEAQKVGKDTFAYQLMAGARAFRNILTPLQREINVVIRVFVLIACFLWILISISFLSQSYSLNDVAQRAAVVAGLVPAGLLLAITLAYGLGAVRMLGQQVLIQQANAVESLSHVEVLCLDKTGTLTTNHLTLEAVYPIGIPEEELRSHLGDFAASLSTTNRTSEAIAAVCPGSVRSPIAEVPFSSARKWSAIAFDSGPRPGTYVLGAPEILLKAAPLPANWVSRMQRMTGEGLRVVLLAWSADWAALKETVAMPQMPPDLAPLGLLCFSDQLRPEAYETLQGFRQAGIDVKIISGDNPQTVAALAKQAGLSDQISLISGTELADLDAAQFAQAAQAHTIFGRITPDQKADLVRALRKSGRYVAMIGDGVNDVLALKQAHLAIAMESGSKATRGVADIVLLRDSFAALPHAFLEGQRIRSGIQDVMKLFLVRVFCVTLLIFATAIVTDSFPLENKQSAVVTLIGVGLPTIFIPVWAKPAPTPRGGLVRSMLHFVVPATLSLTLVSLLVYLFFLVSAVLDLPPFQELRQVDYSLPRSALVTILVLGQLCLLPFLKPPTRAWAGGEPYSGDWRYTLMAIALLGIYLLIVALPPLREFFELSPLSIPGYLYIGLVAVEWCLLLRFIWRSRFFDRFLGVDLSDRPS
- a CDS encoding peptidylprolyl isomerase, translating into MTRAIMETEKGTITLELFDQDAPNTVKNFVDLSNKGFYDGLNFHRVIPDFVIQGGCPNGDGRGGPGYTIKCETAGNPHKHQAGSLSMAHAGKDTGGSQFFICHSPQPHLDGKHTVFGKTEDMDVVNAIRPGDKILSVKIEP
- a CDS encoding hemolysin family protein → MIPLAASVVALSAAQPLTASGVMLRLLAVLSLIAINAFFVAAEFSIVSVRQSRISQLVMAGDVQARTVQDLQRSLEKLLSTAQLGITLSSLALGWIGEKTVAVLLQIGLSRLPLGATGQLAISHSVGVLAAFLLIAYLQIVLGELCPKALALLYPEQLARFLGPPSLAIARFFNPFIWVLNQSTHWLLRLIGIRDSNQGWYNRVTPEELQLIIQTSSETSGLEEEERELLSNALEFAEVSVQAVMVPRISITALPQDATFQDLLDAVAETGHSRYPVIGDSLDDILGIIYFKELAAPLVQGQITLESPITPWVRPAQFVPENLELSELLQLMQRSRQALVMVVDEFGGTAGLVTLKDLASEIIGYPDEPDTPEEEPMIQQLDERTTLVQAQMTLEEVNEALDLDLPILDDYQTLGGFLIHQLQKIPVQGDSLRYGDLHLTVTSAAGPRLHQIRIERAPVPDSASSATTSADTNAPSITPNP